TTAAGAAAGTTTGGTTCTTATGtgaattttgtagcaaaatctTGAATCCCAATTAAGAAAGCAGGGTTCTTTGGTGAAGTTTGGAGCAAAATCTTGAAACCCAATTAAGAAAGTTTGGTTCTTTGAtgaattttgtagcaaaatctTGAATCCCAATTAAGAAAGTTTGGTTCTTATGTGAAGTTTGTTGCAAAATCTTGAATCCCAATTAAGAAAGCAGGGTTCTTTGGTGAAGTTTGTAGCAAAATCTTGAAACCCAATTAAGAAAGCTTGGTTCTTAGGTGAATTTCGTAGTAAAATCTTGAACCCCAATTGAGAAAGTTTGGTTCTTTTGTGAAGTTTGTAGCAAAATCTTGAATTCCAATTAAGAAAGTAGGGTTCTTTGGTGATTTTTGTAGCAAAATCTTGAATCCCTGTTTAGAAAGTTTGGTTCTTTTGTGAAGTTTGTAGCAAAATCTTGGAACCCAATTAAGAAAGTTTGGTTCTTTTGTGATGTTTGTAGCAAAATCTCGAATCCCAATTAAGAAAGCAGGGTTCTTTGGTGAAGTTTGTAGCAACGTCTTGAAACCCAATTGAGAAAGTAGTGATTTTTGAGAAGTATGACTGATTATTACCCTTCTTAAGTAATGACTTTTCGAGGGGCTGCTGGCAGTTTTGATCATTCTTTAGTTTTTTAGCATTCTTGTGtgtgtaaaaaaaaaaggaattctgTGTTATGAATTTGGAAGTTATAGCAAAATCTTGAATTCCCTATTGAGAGGTAAGCAAGTGGTACTATGTCGCCTGATGTTTGTGGGTCTAGCTTGCTTTTAGCACTGCCTGATGACGTGTTTGCGATAGTAAGTAGATCACTTACACCAAGGGATGTATGCAATCTTGGTTTATGCTGTAGAAATCTCTATGATTTAGCTGCCTCTGACAAGGTTTGGCTTTCGCAATGTGATATGCTTGGGGTGGTTCCTCGTAGGGACCTTATTGAATGGCGAAAGGGACTCTGTTCCTACAAGGCGCTTTGTCGCTTTCTTGTAGGGATAAAGCCTTTGCTTGGTATTTGGGTTCATCAAAATCCTGAACTTGGCAATGTTGTTTATGTTATGCCTGGTTTCATATCAGTGGTCGGTTGTCGAATCATTCCCCAAGAACTCGGTCCTTTAGGCCTTGAAGAAGGGCCGATTTTGTGGTCACCTGTATTTGAAGTTGTTTCTGATTTTGAGGGCTCCGCTGCGTTTTTCCTCCACGGTAGGGAGAAAGGAAGTGATTATGTTTATCCAGGTTCACTCAAGAAGGTTGACAAGACTTGCAATGCACTTCTGTTAGAGGTTGAGCCTCTGCAGCAGAGTGGCGGGGGTAAGTTGTTTCACAGCAAGAGCTTTATTCATCCTTCGGAGAATGAGGTTTCACGGAAGATATGCAGGTCAAGTAGTGGGGTTTCTAGGTCAGAAAGGGTAACAGGACAGCATGCAACAGTAGTGCCCTTTGGCCGGCTTGCATTTGTTGATAGGAGAAAGTTGCTTGATACAGTTACTAACCAAATTCGTCAAATGCTGCCAGATGCTAACGATGTCATATTATTTCCTCGTCTGAGAGCAGAGGAGGCTGCTTTACGAGAGGATATGGAACTCTTGTATGAAAGAAGATCACTACTTATGCAAATGTACGATGGTGGTGGTTTAACCATCTGGAAGGCTGGTTCCGAGTTGCCTTTCCATCCTACTCATATTGGATTGAGTGAGTTCAGACAGAATCTTGATCTGATAAGTGGAGGTCCTGCATCACAAACTGCTGATGAGAGTCGGAGTCGGTGCACCAGGAGGAAGACGATTGCTGAATATGTTAGACACAGTCTGAAACATATACTCAAGAAGTCAGACTCAATCAACGGCAAGCTCGACCTTCTTAAAAAGAATTCCTCTGGCCACGGCAGTAAGCATGCCCAGCTTCACGAGTTCCTGCAACCAGGTGATGCAATAGGGCTAACATTACATGCTTCAACTGTGAAGTTATCCTCTTATCGTGCTTGGCCAAATATGCACGAAAGTAGATTTGCTCTCTATAAGTTGCCTGTGCGGGCGTCAGAAGCAGGCAAAGAATATGCTGGTCTGTGGGGAGGAACTTTTGGTTGGCCTCCCGGGAGGCCTTCTGATGACAAGCCCGGAAAGGCATTGTTTCTTCTTTTACTGTCATATGAGGAGTCCCAAGGGCAGAAGCTACTTATCGCAACCAAGATATTAGAAGGTACACATTATGTTCTGCATCCTAATGGCTCAGCTATGTTTATAGTGAATATCGACGAGCCTTCAAATGATCCATTCCCTTGGAGCACTGATGTGGACTGCAACCCTCTAGATGTTAAGCATGCTTTTGCGGGTGAAGGTATTGCTAACGGGTATGGTTTCAGATATCCTGGTTCAAAACCTGGTTCACTCTTTGTAATCCAAGATAAATTGCTTACTTTTATATGGAAGGAATCGCGGGCTGTGTTGACCTTACAGAGGCTAAATTTGCAAGAGCTATTGAGGAAAGGGGAAAGGATTCCGGCTCTACCACCAGTTTCCAATTTTGCATACCTTACCAGGTCCTATTCAAATGTTTTTGCTGGCTTCTCCAATGCCTCCAACGGTCAGGCTTAACCAAAGGTATGGTTTGACATCTGTAGTTATAGATTTGACGAGTTAGGCCCAAGGTTCATTTCTTCGCACAAATAAATGTAATATTGTTGCTGATGGATCGTTAAGATAATTATATATCTTCAAATAGAATTAGTTTCTGCCATATGTAGCAAAGAGAATAAATAAGGATCAAGCTTAGGTAATGTCAATGACCACCTGGATCTTCCagcaaattttggttttctttcCACAAAGATAGACTCTGGACTCGTATAAATATTTGATTGAGTCAAGTTAACCATCATACTCTTAAAAGTTTTTGGCATTTAACACATTTGGCTGGTCAGCCGAAAATAATTACAACTGCTGgccaaatatacaaaaaatatacaataattatgcataaaatatgtatattatatattaatttacAACAAATATACATTTCCCGTTGTCTAAAAAGTGTGGATTTCCCAAAAAAATTCCAAGTCCAATTCAGAAGAGCAAAAATGGCCTTGTGCTTCACAAAAAATTGTTCAGTCTTTGTTGCTGCTATTCTTACTAGTTCTTGGATGGCTCTAGCAGGCGATCCAGATATCTTGACCGACTTCATTGTTCCTGAAAATCGGACTGGAGACACACTAGATGGAAATTTCTTCACCTTCACTGGCATGTGCGGAATATTTGGCAGCATTATCACAAACTTCAAAGTGACAAAGGCAAGCAAGGCAGAATTTCCAGCTTTAGATGGCTAGAGTACTTCACTTGCTGTCCTTCAGTTCCCTGGTGGGGGTGTGAGCCCGCCCCACACCCACCCTCGTGCAGCCGAGCTCTTATTCGTGGTGCAAGGAAGTCTCCAGTTTGGTTTGGTGGACGGTACTAACAAGCTCTACACTCGGACTTTACAATTCAGGGACTTGTTTATGTTTCCAAAAGGACTAGTACATTATCAATACAATTGTGATTGGAATAAATCAGCTATAGCTGTTTCTGCATTTGGTAGTGCCAATGCTGGAAGTCTGCAACTGTTTCACTTCCTCTACAACATTGTTTGCTACTGGTGTCGATAATCAGATTCTCGCGAAGTCATTCAAGACTGATGTTGCTACCATCCAGAAGATCAAGGCTGGTCTTTCATCCCAGGATTTCATTGTTGCTCGT
This genomic stretch from Nicotiana sylvestris chromosome 9, ASM39365v2, whole genome shotgun sequence harbors:
- the LOC104240322 gene encoding F-box protein At5g39450, which produces MSPDVCGSSLLLALPDDVFAIVSRSLTPRDVCNLGLCCRNLYDLAASDKVWLSQCDMLGVVPRRDLIEWRKGLCSYKALCRFLVGIKPLLGIWVHQNPELGNVVYVMPGFISVVGCRIIPQELGPLGLEEGPILWSPVFEVVSDFEGSAAFFLHGREKGSDYVYPGSLKKVDKTCNALLLEVEPLQQSGGGKLFHSKSFIHPSENEVSRKICRSSSGVSRSERVTGQHATVVPFGRLAFVDRRKLLDTVTNQIRQMLPDANDVILFPRLRAEEAALREDMELLYERRSLLMQMYDGGGLTIWKAGSELPFHPTHIGLSEFRQNLDLISGGPASQTADESRSRCTRRKTIAEYVRHSLKHILKKSDSINGKLDLLKKNSSGHGSKHAQLHEFLQPGDAIGLTLHASTVKLSSYRAWPNMHESRFALYKLPVRASEAGKEYAGLWGGTFGWPPGRPSDDKPGKALFLLLLSYEESQGQKLLIATKILEGTHYVLHPNGSAMFIVNIDEPSNDPFPWSTDVDCNPLDVKHAFAGEGIANGYGFRYPGSKPGSLFVIQDKLLTFIWKESRAVLTLQRLNLQELLRKGERIPALPPVSNFAYLTRSYSNVFAGFSNASNGQA